The Cuculus canorus isolate bCucCan1 chromosome 16, bCucCan1.pri, whole genome shotgun sequence genome includes a region encoding these proteins:
- the SPO11 gene encoding meiotic recombination protein SPO11: MWSLREGKLDWSAPAFMEDDGVCCTEVPAGSEANFRETSLSGHDSHVPSSVVLEAIENVIQDVLKSLAQKKAPVLTVADRSDWKNIEFKDSIGLQMVPHSTTKQIRSDCPRSAHKFALILKLLSMIYKMVQSNTYATKRDIYYSDTLLFGSQTVVDNIINDISCMLKIPRRSLHILSTTRGFVAGNLSYTEEDGTKVNCTCSATAVTVPSNVQGIKNLISHAKFMLIVEKDATFQRLLDDDFCNRLSPCIMITGKGVPDLNTRLLVRKLWDTFQIPIFTLMDADPHGVEIMCIYKYGSLSMSFEAHHLTVPSIKWLGLLPSDLERLNIRKDALIPFTKQDQNKLASLQKRPYIACQPTWKKELEIMAASKLKAEIQVLTSLSSDYLSRVYLPNKLQFGGWL; this comes from the exons ATGTGGTCACTCAGGGAAG GGAAATTGGATTGGTCTGCACCAGCCTTCATGGAAGACGACGGTGTGTGTTGCACTGAAGTGCCAGCTGGGAGCGAGGCGAACTTCAGGGAAACAAGTCTGTCTGGTCATGACAGCCACGTCCCTAG ttctGTAGTTCTTGAAGCAATAGAAAATGTTATTCAAGACGTACTTAAAAGCTTGGCCCAAAAAAAAGCACCTGTTCTTACAGTGGCTGACAGATCAGATTGGAAGAATATAGA GTTTAAAGATTCTATAGGTCTACAGATGGTACCACATAGTACTACAAAACAGATCAGAAGTGACTGCCCTAGATCAGCACACAAATTTG CTCTGATACTCAAACTATTATCTATGATCTATAAGATGGTGCAGAGCAATACTTATGCAACTAAAAG AGATATATATTATTCAGATACACTACTCTTTGGTAGCCAAACTGTTGTGGACAATATAATCAATGACATTTCTTGCATGCTTAAGATACCTCGGAGAAGTCTACACATA ctgtctaCAACTAGAGGTTTTGTAGCTGGGAATTTAAGTTACACTGAAGAAGATGGTACAAAAGTGAATTGTACTTGCAGTGCAACA GCAGTCACTGTGCCATCTAATGTTCAAGGAATTAAAA ATTTAATCTCACATGCCAAATTTATGTTAATTGTAGAAAAAGATGCAACTTTTCAAAGACTCCTGGATGATGACTTCTGCAATAGATTGTCCCCATGCATAATGATTACG gGAAAAGGTGTACCAGATCTCAATACAAGACTTTTGGTCAGAAAGCTGTGGGATACCTTTCAAATTCCTATTTTCACCCTTATGGATGCAGATCCACATG GTGTAGAAATAATGTGCATCTACAAATATGGATCTCTG TCAATGTCTTTTGAGGCCCATCATCTCACCGTTCCATCTATAAAGTGGCTTGGTCTCCTTCCATCTGATCTAGAGAG attaAATATACGCAAAGATGCCCTGATTCCCTTTACAAAGCAAGATCAAAATAAGTTAGCAAGTTTACAAAAGAGACCTTACATTGCTTGTCAGCCGACATGGAAAAAAGAA ctggaaattaTGGCAGCATCTAAACTGAAGGCTGAAATTCAAGTTTTGACTTCTCTTTCATCAGACTACCTTTCCAGAGTCTATTTACCAAACAAACTGCAGTTTGGTGGATGGCTATGA
- the RAE1 gene encoding mRNA export factor RAE1 isoform X2: MSLFGSTSGFGTGGTSMFGSTTADNHNPMKDIEVTSPPDDSISCLAFSPPTLPGNFLIAGSWANDVRCWEVQDNGQTIPKAQQMHTGPVLDACWSDDGSKVFTASCDKTAKMWDLNSNQAIQIAQHDAPVKTIHWIKAPNYSCVMTGSWDKTLKFWDTRSPTPMMTLQLPERCYCADVVHPMAAVATAERGLIVYQLENQPSEFRRIESPLKHQHRCVAIFKDKVNKPTGFALGSIEGRVAIHYINPPNPAKDNFTFKCHRSNGTNTSAPQDIYAVNGIAFHPVHGTLATVGSDGRFSFWDKDARTKLKTSEQLDQPISACCFNHNGNIFAYASSYDWSKGHEFYNPQKKNYIFLRNAAEELKPRNKK, from the exons ATGAGTCTCTTTGGGTCAACGTCGGGGTTTGGCACGGGAGGCACCAGCATGTTTGGCAGTACGACTGCAGACAACCATAATCCCATGAAG GATATTGAGGTAACATCTCCACCTGATGACAGCATATCTTGTTTAGCGTTCAGTCCACCCACGTTGCCGGGTAATTTCCTCATTGCAGGATCATGGGCAAATGAT GTTCGCTGTTGGGAAGTTCAAGACAATGGGCAGACTATTCCAAAGGCTCAGCAGATGCACACAGGGCCTGTACTAGATGCCTGCTGGAGTGAT GATGGGAGTAAAGTATTTACTGCTTCCTGTGATAAAACTGCCAAAATGTGGGATCTCAACAGTAATCAAGCTATTCAGATTGCACAA catgatGCTCCTGTGAAGACTATCCATTGGATTAAAGCACCAAATTATAGCTGTGTGATGACAGGAAGCTGGGATAAAACTTTGAAG TTCTGGGATACCCGTTCACCAACACCTATGATGACattgcagctccctgaaagatGTTACTGTGCAGATGTG GTTCATCCTATGGCTGCTGTGGCCACTGCAGAAAGGGGTTTGATAGTTTATCAGTTAGAGAACCAACCTTCTGAATTTAGAAGAATAGAATCTCCTCTTAAACACCAG CATCGCTGTGTTgctatttttaaagacaaagtgAACAAACCTACTGGATTTGCCCTTGGAAGCATTGAAGGAAGAGTAGCTATTCATTATATCAACCCCCCAAATCC tgCAAAAgataatttcacttttaaatgtCATCGCTCCAATGGAACAAACACATCAGCACCTCAGGATATCTATGCT GTAAATGGGATAGCATTTCACCCTGTCCATGGCACTCTTGCAACGGTAGGATCTGATGGTAGATTCAGCTTCTGGGATAAAGATGCACGAACAAAGCTAAAGACATCAGAACAACTTGACCAGCCGATCTCTGCTTGTTGTTTCAATCATAATGGCAATATATTTGCATATGCTTCCAGTTATGACTGGTCAAAG ggTCATGAATTTTATaatccacaaaagaaaaactacatttttctgCGAAATGCAGCAGAAGAGTTAAAGCCGAGGAATAAGAAGTAG
- the RAE1 gene encoding mRNA export factor RAE1 isoform X1 → MSLFGSTSGFGTGGTSMFGSTTADNHNPMKDIEVTSPPDDSISCLAFSPPTLPGNFLIAGSWANDVRCWEVQDNGQTIPKAQQMHTGPVLDACWSDDGSKVFTASCDKTAKMWDLNSNQAIQIAQHDAPVKTIHWIKAPNYSCVMTGSWDKTLKFWDTRSPTPMMTLQLPERCYCADVVHPMAAVATAERGLIVYQLENQPSEFRRIESPLKHQHRCVAIFKDKVNKPTGFALGSIEGRVAIHYINPPNPAKDNFTFKCHRSNGTNTSAPQDIYAVNGIAFHPVHGTLATVGSDGRFSFWDKDARTKLKTSEQLDQPISACCFNHNGNIFAYASSYDWSKGHEFYNPQKKNYIFLRNAAEELKPRNKK, encoded by the exons ATGAGTCTCTTTGGGTCAACGTCGGGGTTTGGCACGGGAGGCACCAGCATGTTTGGCAGTACGACTGCAGACAACCATAATCCCATGAAG GATATTGAGGTAACATCTCCACCTGATGACAGCATATCTTGTTTAGCGTTCAGTCCACCCACGTTGCCGGGTAATTTCCTCATTGCAGGATCATGGGCAAATGAT GTTCGCTGTTGGGAAGTTCAAGACAATGGGCAGACTATTCCAAAGGCTCAGCAGATGCACACAGGGCCTGTACTAGATGCCTGCTGGAGTGAT GATGGGAGTAAAGTATTTACTGCTTCCTGTGATAAAACTGCCAAAATGTGGGATCTCAACAGTAATCAAGCTATTCAGATTGCACAA catgatGCTCCTGTGAAGACTATCCATTGGATTAAAGCACCAAATTATAGCTGTGTGATGACAGGAAGCTGGGATAAAACTTTGAAG TTCTGGGATACCCGTTCACCAACACCTATGATGACattgcagctccctgaaagatGTTACTGTGCAGATGTG GTTCATCCTATGGCTGCTGTGGCCACTGCAGAAAGGGGTTTGATAGTTTATCAGTTAGAGAACCAACCTTCTGAATTTAGAAGAATAGAATCTCCTCTTAAACACCAG CATCGCTGTGTTgctatttttaaagacaaagtgAACAAACCTACTGGATTTGCCCTTGGAAGCATTGAAGGAAGAGTAGCTATTCATTATATCAACCCCCCAAATCC tgCAAAAgataatttcacttttaaatgtCATCGCTCCAATGGAACAAACACATCAGCACCTCAGGATATCTATGCT GTAAATGGGATAGCATTTCACCCTGTCCATGGCACTCTTGCAACGGTAGGATCTGATGGTAGATTCAGCTTCTGGGATAAAGATGCACGAACAAAGCTAAAGACATCAGAACAACTTGACCAGCCGATCTCTGCTTGTTGTTTCAATCATAATGGCAATATATTTGCATATGCTTCCAGTTATGACTGGTCAAAG ggTCATGAATTTTATaatccacaaaagaaaaactacatttttctgCGAAATGCAGCAGAAGAGTTAAAGCCGAGGAATAAGAAGTA